Proteins encoded by one window of Calidithermus timidus DSM 17022:
- a CDS encoding transposase, whose protein sequence is MQASPGAGLSGVYFHGFKLHLLVDDGLFVHEVALTPGSVHDMSSSFLLPLEVEEGKALYMDRGYESYVWEEVMPIRKWRSRRYVPWLQYLALLGRRVVETVGSRLLSVQPSGCPEGNLPHTLFPRRIHAVRQEGFVLKVLTFVLAHDIRLIAEKIA, encoded by the coding sequence GTGCAGGCTAGCCCCGGAGCGGGTCTTTCGGGGGTTTACTTCCACGGCTTCAAGCTGCACCTGTTGGTGGACGATGGCCTCTTCGTGCACGAGGTGGCCCTTACTCCCGGGAGCGTGCACGACATGAGCTCTTCCTTCCTTCTGCCCCTGGAAGTGGAGGAGGGGAAGGCGCTGTACATGGACCGGGGGTATGAGAGCTACGTGTGGGAGGAGGTGATGCCCATTCGCAAGTGGAGGAGCAGGCGGTATGTGCCTTGGCTGCAGTACCTAGCCCTCCTGGGGCGGCGGGTGGTGGAGACGGTGGGGAGCAGGCTGCTGAGCGTACAGCCATCAGGCTGTCCCGAAGGGAATCTACCCCACACCCTTTTCCCTCGGCGCATCCACGCGGTGAGGCAGGAGGGGTTTGTCCTGAAGGTGCTCACTTTTGTCTTGGCGCACGACATCCGTCTTATCGCGGAGAAAATCGCTTAG
- a CDS encoding carbohydrate ABC transporter permease, whose protein sequence is MKWLRNLDSLVAVLTLLPSVILLAIFVYGFIGQTIQTSLTNWGKDPAQALAINPVLQFVGLENYKELFSGFIHGRFRQDLVNNLFFTVFFVGGCLLVGLSLAIILDRGPKGEGFFRTVFLFPMSLSFIVTGTIWRWMLQPAGGVNQLPAAVGLPEGHFAWLTSRQQVLQFDWNHLPLFTAWLIGLILLWIGISALRNAQARRGWIAVGSAALLIGWAIFIGPRVQLLPFPEIHGFNLAFIGIIIAAIWQMSGYTMALYLAGLRGVPEELREAARVDGASEVQLYRHIIFPMLAPITLSAMIILGHISLKIFDLIWAMTGVDNAPTEVPALLMYVTTFRSNKIADGAAIATILLLLVALVIVPYLYSQLKSEVRR, encoded by the coding sequence ATGAAGTGGTTGCGCAATCTGGACAGCTTGGTGGCCGTGCTCACCCTTTTACCTTCGGTGATCCTACTGGCCATTTTCGTGTACGGCTTCATCGGCCAAACCATCCAGACTTCCCTGACCAACTGGGGCAAGGACCCGGCCCAGGCCCTGGCCATCAACCCGGTGCTCCAGTTCGTGGGTTTAGAGAACTACAAAGAGCTCTTCAGTGGTTTCATCCACGGGCGTTTCCGCCAGGACCTGGTCAATAACCTCTTCTTCACGGTGTTCTTCGTAGGCGGATGCCTGCTGGTAGGCCTTTCACTGGCGATCATCCTCGACCGCGGACCTAAGGGTGAGGGTTTCTTTCGCACGGTCTTTCTTTTCCCCATGTCGCTTTCGTTTATCGTGACCGGGACCATCTGGCGCTGGATGCTACAACCGGCAGGGGGCGTCAACCAGTTGCCCGCCGCCGTCGGCCTGCCCGAGGGCCACTTCGCCTGGCTCACCAGCCGACAGCAAGTGCTGCAGTTCGACTGGAACCACCTGCCCCTCTTCACCGCCTGGCTCATCGGCCTGATCCTGCTGTGGATCGGCATCTCAGCCCTGCGCAACGCCCAGGCGCGGCGGGGCTGGATCGCCGTGGGGAGCGCGGCGCTGCTCATCGGCTGGGCCATCTTCATCGGGCCCCGGGTGCAGCTGCTGCCCTTCCCCGAGATTCACGGCTTCAACCTGGCTTTCATCGGCATCATCATCGCCGCCATCTGGCAGATGTCGGGCTACACCATGGCGCTGTACCTGGCCGGGCTGCGGGGGGTGCCCGAGGAATTGCGTGAAGCCGCGCGGGTAGACGGGGCCAGCGAGGTGCAGCTCTACCGCCACATCATCTTCCCCATGCTCGCGCCCATCACCCTCTCAGCCATGATCATCCTGGGCCACATCTCGCTGAAGATCTTCGACCTGATCTGGGCCATGACCGGGGTGGACAACGCCCCCACCGAGGTTCCAGCCCTGCTGATGTACGTCACTACCTTCCGCTCGAACAAGATCGCCGACGGGGCGGCCATCGCCACCATCCTGCTGCTGCTGGTGGCGCTGGTGATCGTGCCTTACCTCTACAGCCAGTTGAAAAGTGAGGTTCGGCGATGA
- a CDS encoding DHHA1 domain-containing protein encodes MDNDDIEKLKLELARAQLGGGSAGVSLREAGGYTYLAVRLEGLEAGALRSAADELLDKHKADLVAVGSGQNLVIKLSKAAQARGLDAGAVMKKLSEAAGGRGGGKETLAQGGGFDLDKALAALEQALG; translated from the coding sequence ATAGATAATGACGATATCGAGAAGCTGAAGCTAGAGCTGGCTCGAGCCCAACTCGGGGGTGGCTCAGCAGGGGTTTCGCTCCGAGAAGCTGGCGGCTACACCTATCTGGCCGTTCGGCTCGAGGGCCTCGAGGCAGGAGCACTGCGCAGCGCGGCAGACGAGCTACTGGATAAGCACAAAGCCGACCTGGTGGCGGTGGGCTCAGGGCAGAACCTGGTGATCAAGCTGAGCAAGGCCGCCCAGGCCAGGGGGCTGGATGCCGGCGCGGTGATGAAAAAACTGTCGGAGGCCGCGGGAGGGCGCGGCGGGGGCAAGGAGACCCTGGCCCAGGGTGGAGGATTCGACCTGGACAAGGCCTTGGCGGCGCTCGAGCAAGCTCTGGGTTAG
- a CDS encoding ROK family transcriptional regulator, giving the protein MLLETVRRRGPSSRAELARELGLTKSTVSSLTQELIGEGLLSEGTLQTSGTGRPGILLELRPQGALALGVELGVKNTVVIVLDLGSQTRQLLEWSEPADTPLSQRLERIAQKIQQHIPQREDFLGLGLTVPGVVRDDQTLSYAPGPGWRNARPGQQLQQLLGLPVIVQNDANASALSETFWGESHSPLAYIMLGTGLGTGLVVEGQVYRGRHGAAGELGHWKNHADRPCSCGRSGCLETELSLRSLELHFRSLSQRSEDFWGILELARTGHEHALASLEALGSQLGRFIANLAVAFDPAVVVLGGAGAEAWQWLEAPTRKRLSELAFIPEHACLPIRPSAFGHLAPAMGAAALVLQRFLANGGVRDGNPPISPRALG; this is encoded by the coding sequence TTGTTGCTGGAAACGGTACGGCGGCGCGGTCCGTCGAGCCGGGCCGAGCTGGCCCGCGAGCTGGGGCTTACCAAGAGCACCGTCTCGAGCCTGACCCAGGAGCTCATCGGGGAGGGATTGCTCAGCGAGGGCACTTTGCAGACCTCGGGGACTGGGCGCCCAGGCATCCTGCTCGAGCTGCGCCCGCAGGGGGCGCTGGCGCTGGGGGTCGAGCTGGGGGTAAAGAACACCGTAGTGATCGTGCTCGACCTAGGCAGCCAGACCCGGCAGCTCCTCGAGTGGTCTGAGCCTGCTGACACTCCCCTATCCCAGCGCCTGGAGCGCATCGCCCAAAAGATTCAGCAGCACATCCCCCAACGGGAGGATTTTCTAGGTCTAGGCCTGACGGTGCCCGGCGTGGTGCGCGACGACCAAACCCTCAGCTATGCTCCCGGCCCCGGCTGGCGTAACGCTAGGCCGGGACAGCAGCTGCAGCAGCTGCTGGGCCTGCCGGTGATCGTGCAAAACGACGCCAACGCCTCGGCACTGAGTGAAACCTTCTGGGGCGAGAGCCACAGCCCCTTGGCCTACATCATGCTGGGCACCGGCCTGGGCACCGGGCTGGTGGTGGAGGGGCAGGTCTACCGGGGTCGCCATGGAGCAGCTGGAGAGCTGGGGCACTGGAAAAACCACGCCGACCGGCCATGCAGCTGTGGCCGCTCGGGCTGCCTCGAGACCGAACTCTCCCTGCGATCCCTGGAGCTGCACTTCCGCTCGCTCAGCCAGCGTTCTGAGGACTTCTGGGGCATTCTCGAGCTGGCCAGAACAGGACACGAGCACGCCCTGGCTTCCCTGGAGGCCCTGGGCAGCCAGCTCGGTCGCTTCATCGCCAACCTGGCCGTAGCCTTCGATCCGGCGGTGGTGGTACTGGGTGGAGCCGGGGCCGAAGCCTGGCAGTGGCTCGAGGCCCCCACCCGCAAACGCCTGAGCGAATTGGCTTTCATTCCCGAACACGCCTGCTTGCCCATTCGGCCCAGCGCGTTCGGGCATCTAGCTCCGGCTATGGGCGCTGCAGCCCTGGTATTGCAGCGCTTTTTAGCTAATGGAGGCGTCAGGGATGGGAACCCGCCAATCTCCCCCCGCGCCCTTGGCTGA
- the ychF gene encoding redox-regulated ATPase YchF — protein MALGVGIVGLPNVGKSTLFNAITKAGALAANYPFATIDKNVGVVTLPDERLEALAKLFIKGERKPPIVPTYVEFVDIAGLVKGAHKGEGLGNQFLANIREVAAIAHVVRCFEDPNVVHVSGKVDPLDDLETINTELALADLQALERRLDKLRKTARVDKDDKALLEVLEPLLPHLSQGNPARTYAPAEPELFAKAAREMGLMTAKPVIYVANVAEEDLPDAASNPNVAKLRERAAAEGAEVVVVSAKIEAELAELEDAEAQEYLLSLGLKESGLNRLVRVAYRMLGLITFLTAGEKEVRAWTIRRGTKAPQAAGEIHSDLERGFIRAEVIEWDKLVAAGGWAQAKEKGWVRTEGKEYEVKDGDVMYILFNV, from the coding sequence ATGGCTTTAGGAGTCGGCATCGTTGGACTGCCCAACGTGGGCAAGTCCACCCTGTTCAACGCGATCACCAAGGCGGGCGCGCTGGCCGCCAACTACCCCTTCGCCACCATCGACAAGAACGTGGGGGTGGTAACCTTGCCCGACGAGCGCCTCGAGGCGCTGGCCAAGCTCTTCATCAAGGGCGAGCGCAAACCACCCATCGTCCCCACCTACGTGGAGTTCGTGGACATCGCCGGACTGGTCAAGGGCGCGCACAAAGGCGAAGGGCTGGGCAACCAGTTCCTGGCCAACATCCGCGAGGTGGCGGCCATCGCCCACGTGGTGCGCTGCTTTGAAGATCCCAACGTAGTCCACGTCTCGGGTAAGGTAGACCCCCTCGACGACCTCGAGACCATCAACACCGAGCTGGCCTTAGCCGACTTGCAAGCGCTGGAGAGACGCTTGGACAAGCTGCGCAAGACCGCGCGCGTGGACAAGGACGACAAGGCGCTGCTGGAGGTGCTCGAGCCCCTTCTCCCCCACCTCTCGCAGGGGAATCCCGCCCGCACCTACGCACCTGCCGAGCCCGAACTCTTTGCTAAGGCCGCCCGCGAGATGGGCCTGATGACTGCCAAGCCGGTAATCTACGTCGCCAACGTGGCCGAGGAAGACCTGCCCGATGCCGCCAGCAACCCCAACGTGGCCAAGCTGCGGGAGCGGGCCGCCGCCGAGGGGGCTGAGGTGGTGGTGGTATCGGCCAAGATCGAGGCCGAGCTGGCCGAACTCGAGGACGCCGAGGCCCAGGAGTACCTGCTCTCGCTGGGGCTGAAGGAATCCGGGCTCAACCGATTGGTGCGGGTGGCCTACCGCATGCTGGGCCTGATCACCTTTCTCACCGCCGGGGAAAAAGAAGTACGGGCTTGGACCATCCGCCGGGGCACCAAGGCCCCGCAGGCTGCCGGGGAGATCCACTCCGATCTCGAGCGGGGCTTCATCCGGGCCGAGGTTATCGAGTGGGATAAGCTGGTCGCCGCTGGGGGCTGGGCCCAAGCCAAGGAAAAGGGCTGGGTGCGCACCGAGGGCAAGGAGTATGAGGTCAAGGATGGGGACGTGATGTACATCCTCTTCAACGTGTGA
- the ruvX gene encoding Holliday junction resolvase RuvX yields the protein MRVLALDMGEARIGLAVGETGSPWAFGRGYLVRQGLEADLKALAALAEQERAERFVVGLPLRTDGSLSAQAEGGLALVEARPVDAILAEAKNPDLIVMGTHGRSGLDRFMLGSVTEAVLHRSDKPVLVLRSK from the coding sequence ATGCGGGTATTGGCGCTGGATATGGGGGAAGCCCGGATTGGCCTGGCAGTCGGCGAAACCGGTTCGCCCTGGGCCTTTGGCCGGGGTTATCTGGTACGCCAGGGTCTCGAGGCCGACCTCAAGGCCCTGGCGGCCCTGGCTGAACAGGAGCGGGCCGAGCGCTTTGTGGTGGGGCTTCCCCTGCGTACCGACGGTAGTCTGAGTGCCCAGGCCGAGGGGGGACTGGCCCTGGTCGAGGCTAGGCCGGTGGACGCCATCCTGGCCGAAGCCAAAAACCCCGATCTGATCGTGATGGGCACCCACGGGCGCAGTGGGCTGGATCGCTTCATGCTGGGCTCGGTGACCGAGGCGGTGTTGCACCGCTCGGACAAGCCGGTGCTGGTGTTGCGAAGCAAATAG
- a CDS encoding carbohydrate ABC transporter permease codes for MIWRAVQYAILALATLFFLLPVYLVIVTALKEPAAITLESTWQLPKVWYWESFAQAWNAFLPKLQNSFFLTIMGTLLSAMLGSVNGYVLSKWKFPGANIIFPLMLFGMFIPYQAVLIPLFQFIREIGLGGSLWGLILVHVVYGLPITTLIFRNYYAEIPDELVEASRIDGAGFWGIYRNVIFPLSIPGFVVVIIWQFTQIWNEFLFAVTLVSSPANQPITVALAQLAGGEAVKWNLPMAGALLAALPTLLVYVFLGRYFIRGLLAGSVKG; via the coding sequence ATGATCTGGCGCGCTGTTCAGTACGCGATACTTGCCCTGGCGACGCTGTTCTTCCTGTTGCCGGTGTATCTGGTGATCGTGACCGCACTCAAGGAGCCAGCGGCGATCACGCTCGAGAGCACCTGGCAGCTGCCCAAGGTGTGGTACTGGGAAAGCTTCGCCCAGGCCTGGAACGCCTTCTTGCCCAAGCTGCAAAACAGCTTCTTCCTCACCATCATGGGGACGCTGCTTTCGGCCATGCTGGGCTCGGTGAATGGCTACGTGCTCTCAAAGTGGAAGTTCCCCGGTGCCAACATCATCTTCCCCCTGATGCTCTTTGGTATGTTCATCCCCTACCAGGCCGTGCTGATCCCGCTGTTCCAGTTCATCCGCGAGATCGGGCTAGGCGGCAGCCTGTGGGGCTTGATCCTGGTGCACGTGGTCTATGGCTTGCCCATCACCACGCTGATTTTCCGCAACTACTACGCCGAAATCCCCGACGAGCTCGTCGAGGCCAGCCGCATTGATGGGGCGGGCTTCTGGGGCATCTACCGCAACGTGATCTTCCCGCTTTCGATCCCCGGCTTCGTGGTGGTGATCATCTGGCAGTTCACGCAGATCTGGAACGAGTTTCTCTTCGCCGTGACCCTGGTTTCCAGTCCAGCCAACCAGCCCATCACCGTAGCGTTGGCCCAGCTTGCAGGCGGGGAAGCGGTTAAGTGGAACCTGCCTATGGCCGGAGCCCTGCTGGCCGCCCTCCCGACGCTCTTGGTCTACGTCTTCCTGGGTCGCTACTTCATCCGGGGCCTGCTGGCGGGTTCGGTGAAGGGTTGA
- a CDS encoding ubiquinol-cytochrome c reductase iron-sulfur subunit — MDEREAKLRSSRRRMVLQAAIGTGIGLSLVSAFYVGASLRPKQEVTPEKEPPKPGDLLVFAQGGGEGKVITLDDLKPDAAPILAYPMDPNSKVVKSGEAKNTVLVGRFNPNELDEETRKYAAEGVVAYSAVCKHLGCIVSQWQRVSGSAKEVMFCPCHGGAYDPRQAGKVVAGPPPKPLPLLPVKLEGGQVVVAGDFTDKVGVEASAQGCCRMA, encoded by the coding sequence ATGGACGAAAGAGAAGCAAAACTGCGTTCTTCCCGCCGCCGGATGGTATTGCAGGCGGCCATTGGTACCGGGATCGGCCTTTCGCTGGTCTCAGCCTTCTACGTCGGAGCCAGCCTCCGCCCCAAGCAGGAGGTCACCCCGGAAAAAGAACCCCCCAAGCCAGGCGACCTGCTGGTCTTCGCCCAGGGCGGCGGCGAGGGGAAGGTGATCACCCTCGACGACCTCAAGCCTGACGCCGCCCCGATCCTGGCTTATCCCATGGACCCCAACAGCAAGGTCGTCAAGAGCGGTGAAGCCAAGAACACCGTGCTGGTGGGTCGCTTCAACCCCAATGAGCTCGATGAGGAAACCCGCAAGTACGCTGCTGAGGGTGTGGTGGCCTACTCGGCCGTCTGCAAGCACCTGGGCTGCATCGTCAGCCAGTGGCAGCGGGTGAGCGGTAGCGCTAAGGAGGTCATGTTCTGCCCCTGCCACGGCGGAGCCTACGACCCCAGGCAAGCGGGCAAGGTGGTAGCTGGCCCCCCACCCAAGCCCCTACCCCTGCTACCGGTCAAGCTCGAGGGGGGCCAAGTGGTTGTCGCCGGCGACTTCACCGACAAGGTGGGCGTGGAAGCCTCCGCACAGGGCTGCTGCCGGATGGCTTAG
- a CDS encoding ABC transporter substrate-binding protein: MRKWLLALAATALGSVSLAQGKLEIFSWWAGDEGPALQALLDLYKKKYPNVEVVNATVTGGSGVNARAVLKTRMLGGDPPDSFQVHAGQELIGTWVVAGRMEDLTSLYKSEGWMTRFPKGLIDLLSYNGGIWSVPVNIHRSNVMWYNPAKLREWGVTPPKTWTEFLSTCATLKSKGVEAPLALGEAWTQQHLWESVALGVLGPDNWAALWSGKLKFNDPKAIAVWDTFGKVLDCANKDASGLSWQQATDRVVQGQSAFNIMGDWAAGYMATTLKLKPGEGFGWAPSPSTSGTFMMLSDSFGLPKGVKNRTNVINWLKLLGSKEGQDTFNPLKGSIAARTDSDLSKYNAYLQSAAKDWKSNKIVGSLVHGAVAPESFSSQFGTVMEIYLSSKNAKAAANAAQAIADQVRLGR, translated from the coding sequence ATGCGCAAGTGGCTACTGGCTTTAGCAGCAACCGCCCTGGGCTCGGTATCGCTGGCTCAGGGGAAGCTCGAGATCTTCTCCTGGTGGGCCGGGGACGAGGGACCTGCCCTACAAGCCCTGCTCGACTTGTACAAGAAGAAGTACCCCAATGTGGAAGTGGTCAACGCTACCGTGACCGGCGGCTCGGGCGTCAACGCCCGCGCAGTGCTCAAGACCCGCATGCTCGGTGGCGATCCCCCCGATTCCTTCCAGGTCCACGCCGGACAGGAACTCATCGGCACCTGGGTAGTCGCGGGCCGCATGGAAGACCTCACTAGTCTCTACAAGAGCGAAGGCTGGATGACCCGCTTCCCCAAGGGCCTCATCGACCTGCTCTCCTACAACGGCGGCATCTGGAGCGTGCCGGTCAACATCCACCGCTCCAACGTCATGTGGTACAACCCCGCCAAGCTGCGTGAGTGGGGCGTGACCCCGCCCAAGACCTGGACTGAGTTCCTCAGCACCTGTGCCACCCTCAAGAGCAAGGGCGTCGAGGCTCCGCTGGCCCTGGGCGAAGCCTGGACCCAGCAGCACTTGTGGGAATCGGTAGCCCTGGGCGTGCTCGGCCCCGACAACTGGGCGGCTTTGTGGAGCGGTAAGCTCAAGTTCAACGACCCCAAGGCCATCGCGGTGTGGGACACCTTTGGCAAGGTACTCGACTGCGCCAACAAAGACGCTTCGGGCCTCTCCTGGCAGCAGGCCACCGACCGCGTGGTGCAGGGCCAGTCAGCCTTCAACATCATGGGCGACTGGGCTGCGGGTTACATGGCGACCACCCTCAAGCTCAAGCCCGGTGAAGGCTTCGGCTGGGCCCCCTCTCCCAGCACCAGCGGCACCTTCATGATGCTCTCCGACTCCTTCGGGCTGCCCAAGGGGGTCAAGAACCGCACCAACGTGATCAACTGGCTCAAGCTGCTGGGCTCGAAGGAAGGCCAGGACACCTTCAACCCGCTCAAGGGTTCCATCGCCGCCCGCACCGACTCCGACCTCTCGAAGTACAATGCCTACCTGCAGTCGGCCGCCAAGGACTGGAAGAGCAACAAGATTGTGGGCTCGCTGGTGCACGGGGCCGTTGCTCCCGAATCCTTCAGCAGCCAGTTCGGCACCGTGATGGAGATCTACCTCAGCTCTAAGAACGCCAAAGCCGCCGCCAACGCCGCGCAGGCTATCGCCGACCAGGTGCGCCTGGGCCGGTAA
- a CDS encoding glutaredoxin family protein, which produces MITMYSTAWCPDCKATKMALERFGLSYIEINIDQHPEGERLVLEANGGRRSVPTLVYAGQVTSMSRFSVAKLQEWLEQVGLLEAARN; this is translated from the coding sequence ATGATCACGATGTACAGCACCGCCTGGTGCCCCGACTGCAAGGCGACCAAGATGGCCCTCGAGCGCTTCGGCCTGAGCTACATTGAAATCAACATCGACCAGCACCCCGAAGGCGAACGACTGGTGCTGGAAGCCAACGGTGGGCGGCGCAGTGTCCCCACGCTGGTCTACGCTGGGCAGGTCACCTCGATGAGCCGCTTCTCGGTGGCGAAGCTACAGGAGTGGCTCGAGCAAGTGGGACTGCTCGAGGCCGCTCGGAACTGA
- a CDS encoding cytochrome b translates to MFQWFDERLEISRLYNKFLRKAFPVHHSFFLGEIALFAFVVLVLTGIFLTLNYEPSIREVKLPDGSTVPAAYASVLYIDSLPFGAVIRSVHHWSAHIMVAAVFLHLLRVLISGAYKKPRELNWLVGLGLLGLTIVTAFTGYALPYDNYAVTATRIGYGIGASIPFVGGAIAEIMFGGEFPGSTHSVPRLYSIHVLWLPLTLIALIGLHLLIMVKQKHTQPKYAEKVAPGKILGVPLYPQQSVMMGILFLVYLAVTVFIAGAFIAHPIEAFGPPTPQTPAVKPDWYFLWIYGILQVIPSEWQFRLFGATIGPEFIGGVIVPGILGGVAALLPFVDSSKDKVRYLELPSQHPVRTSVTLGVLMFFIMTTLAGYKIDLKLSNAVLWTLILVVPTLTAVVSYVLLKALYSRNWERSPAGPQAAD, encoded by the coding sequence ATGTTCCAGTGGTTCGATGAGCGTCTGGAGATCTCCAGGCTCTACAACAAGTTTCTGCGCAAGGCCTTCCCGGTACACCACTCCTTCTTCCTGGGCGAGATCGCCCTCTTCGCCTTCGTGGTGCTGGTGCTTACCGGCATCTTCCTGACCCTCAACTACGAGCCCTCCATACGCGAGGTAAAGCTCCCCGACGGGAGCACCGTTCCGGCAGCTTACGCCAGCGTGCTCTACATCGACTCACTGCCCTTTGGCGCGGTGATCCGTAGCGTGCACCACTGGTCGGCCCACATCATGGTCGCTGCGGTCTTCCTGCACCTGCTCAGGGTGCTGATCTCCGGAGCTTACAAGAAGCCGCGGGAACTCAACTGGCTCGTCGGTCTGGGGCTGCTGGGCCTGACCATCGTCACCGCCTTTACCGGCTACGCGCTGCCTTACGACAACTACGCGGTGACTGCTACTCGCATTGGTTACGGTATCGGGGCCTCCATCCCCTTCGTGGGCGGGGCGATCGCGGAGATCATGTTCGGCGGTGAGTTCCCCGGCTCCACCCACTCCGTCCCGCGACTCTACTCCATCCACGTGCTGTGGCTGCCGCTGACACTTATCGCCCTCATCGGGCTCCACCTGCTGATCATGGTCAAGCAGAAGCACACCCAGCCTAAGTACGCCGAAAAGGTGGCTCCGGGGAAGATCCTGGGAGTGCCGCTGTACCCTCAGCAGTCGGTGATGATGGGCATCCTCTTCCTGGTTTACCTGGCGGTAACGGTCTTCATCGCCGGGGCCTTCATCGCCCACCCCATCGAGGCCTTCGGGCCGCCCACCCCCCAGACCCCTGCAGTCAAGCCTGACTGGTACTTCCTGTGGATCTACGGCATCCTGCAGGTGATCCCCTCGGAGTGGCAGTTCCGCCTCTTCGGAGCCACCATCGGCCCGGAGTTCATCGGTGGAGTGATCGTTCCGGGTATCTTGGGCGGCGTGGCGGCGCTGCTGCCCTTCGTGGACTCGAGCAAGGACAAGGTGCGCTACCTCGAGTTGCCCAGCCAGCACCCGGTGCGCACCAGCGTGACCCTGGGCGTGCTGATGTTCTTCATCATGACCACGCTCGCCGGCTACAAAATCGACCTCAAGCTCTCCAACGCCGTGCTGTGGACGCTGATTCTGGTGGTGCCCACACTCACGGCGGTGGTGAGCTATGTCCTACTCAAGGCCCTTTACAGCCGAAACTGGGAGCGAAGCCCTGCGGGTCCCCAGGCAGCGGATTAA
- a CDS encoding adenosylcobinamide-GDP ribazoletransferase, giving the protein MRPFWLALAFLTTFPVPRLGEVRPGEMRSASAFYPVAGYCLGGVLALAAWLTQALPDGLQGALLLALWLGLTGMLHLDGLLDCADALLAMKPPGDRLKILSDVHLGSFAFGVGFAHLLLKWQLLAWGPSPWLLLVLPAIVRFVLLVPMNFYPAARPEGLGARSREGRIGLALLFALPALALFPWQALAVLLAMLLLARWAAGRLGGGLSGDVYGALIEVGESAGLLMGVLLGAG; this is encoded by the coding sequence ATGCGCCCCTTCTGGCTAGCCCTGGCCTTTCTCACCACCTTCCCCGTGCCGAGGCTGGGCGAGGTTCGGCCCGGCGAGATGCGCTCGGCTTCGGCTTTTTACCCCGTGGCCGGGTACTGCCTGGGTGGGGTGCTGGCTCTGGCCGCCTGGCTAACCCAGGCCCTGCCCGACGGGTTGCAAGGGGCGTTGTTGCTGGCCTTGTGGCTGGGTCTCACCGGGATGCTCCACCTCGATGGCCTTTTGGACTGTGCCGATGCCCTGCTGGCGATGAAGCCGCCTGGGGATCGCCTGAAGATCCTCTCCGATGTGCACCTGGGTAGCTTCGCTTTCGGGGTGGGCTTTGCTCACCTGCTCCTCAAGTGGCAGCTTTTGGCCTGGGGGCCTTCTCCGTGGCTGCTGCTGGTCTTGCCGGCCATCGTGCGCTTCGTGCTGCTCGTACCCATGAATTTCTATCCGGCGGCAAGGCCGGAGGGGCTGGGGGCGCGCTCGAGGGAAGGCCGTATCGGCTTGGCCTTGCTCTTTGCCCTCCCGGCCTTGGCCTTGTTTCCCTGGCAGGCTTTGGCGGTGCTCCTGGCCATGCTGCTGCTGGCCCGCTGGGCGGCAGGTCGGCTGGGTGGGGGGCTTTCCGGCGACGTGTACGGGGCTTTGATCGAAGTAGGGGAGAGCGCGGGGTTGCTGATGGGGGTATTGCTCGGGGCGGGTTGA
- a CDS encoding sugar phosphate isomerase/epimerase family protein: MKLGFSTATTGLDYPQAFELAARLGLFLEIPYDLHEMDPRLPSARQLLEMGRAAGVGFTVHLPFVDLNLASLIPDVGKLSLERVQRSLEFAQTLGAHCGVLHTGKVAVRQPLALETARRYLDTALRALTPLPIPVALENLALSPSDLLQGPDELAEVLEAHPEYGFCLDVGHALVEGKEGQAEVYHQRFDGRLIHWHLHDNLGDRDSHLPVGLGRVNWSWVKEKLRDFKGTIALEVTGGQGGIEQSVHLLRSR; this comes from the coding sequence ATGAAGCTCGGTTTTAGCACTGCCACTACGGGACTGGATTACCCACAAGCCTTCGAGCTGGCCGCACGGCTGGGCCTGTTCCTGGAGATCCCCTACGACCTACACGAGATGGACCCCCGCTTACCTTCGGCCCGGCAGCTTCTGGAGATGGGCCGCGCCGCCGGGGTGGGGTTTACCGTCCATCTACCTTTCGTAGACCTCAATCTGGCCAGCCTGATCCCCGACGTGGGCAAGCTCTCCCTCGAGCGCGTGCAGCGCAGCCTGGAGTTCGCCCAAACCCTGGGGGCCCATTGCGGCGTGCTGCACACTGGCAAGGTGGCGGTACGCCAGCCCCTGGCCCTGGAAACGGCCCGCCGCTACCTCGATACCGCTCTGCGGGCCCTGACCCCCCTGCCCATCCCGGTGGCCCTGGAAAACCTAGCCCTGAGCCCTTCCGACCTGCTCCAGGGCCCTGACGAATTGGCCGAGGTGCTCGAGGCTCACCCCGAATACGGCTTCTGCCTCGACGTGGGCCATGCCCTGGTGGAGGGCAAGGAGGGGCAGGCCGAGGTCTACCACCAGCGCTTCGATGGGCGCCTGATCCACTGGCACCTGCACGATAACCTGGGCGATCGGGACAGCCACCTGCCGGTAGGCCTGGGGCGGGTCAACTGGAGCTGGGTGAAGGAAAAACTGCGGGATTTCAAAGGCACCATCGCCCTCGAGGTCACCGGAGGCCAGGGGGGGATCGAGCAGAGCGTGCATTTGCTGCGCTCGAGGTGA